The DNA segment GTCCCTCCAAGCGCAACCAgtctccgggcgatgaccccatccctggtcgaagggacatcgcccctatcccgggccgagtggcctgacagcccttacctCTTCCACGGCGGCCCGCCCGAtatctcctgggggcaggccccgcccgaactcggCAGCGATGCCCGTCTGCCCAGCATCCTCGGCGTCCTtgacggtggcggggcccgcccgaagtcctgggcaatggtctggcatctcctgggggcgggccACGCTTgaagtcctcggcggcggggcctgcccgcccggcatctcctgggtggGGGAAGGCGGTGCCGCCGTCCCAGCAgactgttggagggctccaggtgctgcagtcggtgagtaggaacttaatttttttatttattgatttaaaaaaaaacaattttttttgattgatttatttatcatttattattgataatggctctttgtttgtaaaagtgaagtgtttaatgcttgtaaaatcccctaacttccctccccccatctcacgttccctgcgcctaatttataaagtgtaggcaaggtttttctgagcgtacaaaactctacacttactctattctaagttagtttggagtaagttttcgctgcctaaacttgcaaaacaggtgtaagtggctggtaacgcccccttttgaaaaaaaaacttcttaaaacgaaactattctaactcactagaattggagcaaactaaatgctgagaattgcaatttctaagatactccattctaaactagttgctccataaaataggagcaacttgagcccAAAGGTTGGAGCATGTtgcccattttggcagtacaaataaacccaTCCATTAGTAAACCAATTAGTTGTTAGAGCAATCTGGCAACTTTTCAACTGCTAGCCTACAAGCTACCAGGTTTATTGACTTCAGTTTCACAACTTACTTTGGTAGAATTTAATCTCATGACCTCAGGGTTGATAGTCCAGTACCATAGCACTAGGGTTTTATAACCTATAAGGTGCTATACATGTGTAAATGCATCTATATATTGCTGGGTTTCTGGATACTGAACATTACACATTTTATTTGACTGTTAGCAGCTTGCTATGCTGATACCTAAAGCAGGAGTATCCAAGTTTATTGTCTTAGTAGGCTACTTAGGTGCATACTTTGGAGCTTTAGGGACCACATCTGAATTTAAATCCATGTTTCCATTAATTTGCTGATAACATATTTGGTTAAGATTTATCCACGAGTGGGGCAGCATTGCTAAGAACAGCCCTTTCGAAACATCTGAGCTCACAAAATTGAAACAAGATAAACCAAAAATACAAGAACAAATAGAACGGAGTTGTGTGTGTGCTTCAAGCGTTGGATTGGCAGAGCCTGAGGGTGTCAGATTTTGACACCAGCTGACATGTATCTTGCACTTCACTGCATTTCGACTCTGATGGGGAAGGGAGGAATGAGGTGTCACAACCGCAAGGGGATACGGATGCAAGGTTCTCCTGTACTGCACCCATTTTATTTCATAGTGTCTTAAGAAGTTTGTTCCAAAATTAATTTTTGAGATTCTTGGGTCAATATTGATAGGCCACCAAAAATTTGTTATTGCCCTCTGTATTTATAAGGATATACTTTGCTCATAATCAAATGAGTTCTGTGCTAAACCTTCCAAATGAAATATTTTGATTTTGTTGTGGCACAAATGAGATTCTTGTCATTTTCTAGGCCATGGAACAGCTTGAAAGTTTTATTGTTGATTGTGACAGAAGAACGGAAATTGCTAAGAAACGTTTGGCAGAAACGCAAGAAGAAATCAGTACTGAAGTAGCTGCTAAGGTATGTTCACCTCCACTTGAATGAGAATGTCTTTGTTCTGTTCATCTGTATCAAAATTTGATATTTAAGTCAGTATGGATACTGGATCGTGCTGTGGATTAGTCTTTTCATCACTAGTATCTGAGCTTCAATCCTGCCAGACTACTGGAATATAAATCACCTTCGTTGTGAAACGAGTTCTAGCAGCTTTAACCCAGTACTCAATGGGTATGGGTTCACAGTGCGAAATTGGGCCAATTATTTTTACTCAGAGGCTGAAGATAGAATATGGATGGAATAGTTGTACTTCACAGGTTGAGAGCATTATTTTGCTTCCAACCAGGATGCTATGGTGATGGTTTTTCTCCTGTCTACCGCTCTCTCAACGTTTTAAAGCTGCTGCTTACTGGTCGCCAGTTGCCAGTCTGACTCTGTTTAGGTGATCAGTACTCCAGCCTGAAACAGGCAGGGGCAATATATAAATCAGGCAAATTTCAAGCCCCACTCTGCCAAAAAGACCACCTGTGGCTTCTCCTGGCCCCAGAAAAATTATTCAACCTGCTACTGGATGCTCAGTACCTCCCccctcagttttttttttaacatctgGCTCAGCTCGGCAGCTTGGCGATTCCATTCAAATGAGTCTTGGCTATGAGTGGTTCTGGTCTCTCACCAGAGCCAATAAGTGGGTTGTGCATGGCTTCACCCACtgaatatgcattctatgaatatcAACTCCTATTTGTCTGAAAGTGTTCTAATTCTAAACATTAACATTCCTTACCTTGGTAAACACAAAATGAAGATCATTAATGCAaaacagttttttaaaaatttgtgcTCAAGATGAAATGTTCCAAGTCTCTGAGAAAAACACTAAATTAGCCTATTTCTCCACAAAAAGTAGCTTTAACGTAAAATGCAACTTATTCTTTCTCCTATCTAACTTTCAGTTAAAGGCGGCCATATTTTATGTGTACTTGGTAATTTTATCATACTGTTAAGGATACTGTTCATGTGTTAGTTGAAATGCTGCACTCTTTTGAACCTACATATTATTTTGGCGTAATTCATACAAATTATTTGAAAATTAATAATTCTTCATTCTGTTAATgaaaggcagtgcaacaaaggttcactagattgattcctggtgtAGGAGGGTTGTCgtttgaggagagatcgagtagaatgggcttatattctctggagtttagaagaatgagaactgATCTCATTGGAACGTATAAAATTCttcgagggcttgacaggatagatgctgagaggttatttcccctgactggagagtctagaactagtgggtcatagtctcaggataagggattggccatttaggattgtgatgagaaatttcttcagtcagagggttgtgaatctttggaattttctaccctagAGGGCTTGTAGATGCTTAGTTGTTGAGTATATACAAGAATGCGATTTATATTTTTGGATACCAAGGAAATTGAGGaatatggggaaagtggagttgaagtagaaaatcagctatggtcttattgaatggcttgaagggccgaatagaaacctagaaacattgaaaataggttcaggagtaggcccttcgagcctgcaccaccattcaataagatcatggttgatcattccctcagtacccctttcctgctttctctccataccccttgatccctttagctgtaagggccatatctaatttcctcttgaactggcatcaacaactctctgcggcagggaattccacaggttaacaactctctgagtgaagaagtttctcttcatctcagtcctaaatggcctaccccttatcctaagactctgtcccctggttctggactttcccaacatcgggaacattcttcccgcatctaacctttccagtccggtcagaatcctatacatttttatgagatcccctcgcatcctgctaactccaatgcataaaggcccagttgatccagtctctcctcatttcactccagccatccctggaatcagtctggtgaaccttcgctgcactccctcaatagcaagaacgtccttcctcagattaggagactaaaactgaacacagtattccaggtgaggtcttaccaaggctctgtacaactgcagcaagacctccctgctcctatactcaaatcccctagctatgaaggccaacataccatttgccgccttcaccgccagctgtacctgcaagccaactttcaatgactgatgaaccatgacacccaggtctcgttgcacctccccttttcctaatctgccgccattcagataatattctgccttcgtgtttttgcccccaaaatggataacctcacatttatccacattatactgcatctgccatgcatttgcccactcacctaacctgtccaattcaccctgcagcctcttagcgtcctcctcatggctcacaccgccacccagtttagtgtcatctgcaaacttggggatattacactcaattccttcatctaaatcattaatgtatattgtaaagagttggggtcccaacactgagccctgtggcactccactggttactgcctgccattctgaaaaggacccgtttatcctgactctctgaaagtccaaatgcaccacatcctctggttctcccttgtccattctgctagttacatcctcaaaaaattccagaagattcatcaagcatgatttccctttcaaaaatccatgctgacttggactgatcctgtcactgctttccaaatgcgctgctatttcatccttaatgattaattccaacattttccccactattgatgtcaggctaaccggtctataatttccagtttgctctcttccctccttttttaaaaagtggtgttacattagctaccctccagtccatgggaactgatccagagtcgatagtgttggaaaatgatcaccaatgcatccactatttctcgggcacttccttaagtactctggaatgcagactatcaggccccggggatttatcggccttcaatcccatcaatttcccgtctaataaggatatccttcagttgttctttctcactagaccctcggtcccctagtacatacggaaggttatttgtgtcttccttcgtgaagaccgaaccaaagtatttgttcaattggtctgccatttctttgttccccattataaattcacctgaatctgactgcaagggacgtacgtttgtcttcactaatctttttctctacacatctatagaagcttttgcagtcagtttttatgttcccggcaagcttcctctcgtactcttattttccccctcttaattaaacccttagtcctcctctgttgaattctaaatttctcccagtcctcaagtttgctgctttttctggccaatttatatgcctcttccttggatttaacactatccttaatttcccttgttagcaacggttgagccaccgtccccattttatttttacttcagacagggatgtacaattgttgaagttcatccatgtgatctttaaatgtttgccattgcctaaccactgtcaaccctttaagtatcatttgccagtctattctagccaattcatgcctcataccgtcgaagttacctttccttaagttcaggaccctagtttctgaattaactgtgtcactctccatcttaataaagaattctaccatattatagtcactcttccccaaggggccttgcataacaagattgctaattagtcccttctcattacacatcacccagtctaggatggccagctcgctagttggttcctcgacacattggtctagaaaaccatccctaatacactccaggaaatcctcctccaccgcattgctaccactttggttagcccaatcaatatgtagattaaagtcgcccatgataactgctgtacctttattgcacacaccccttatttcttgtttgatgctgtccccaacctcactgctactgtttgatggtctgtacacaactcccactagcgttttctgccctttggtattccgcagctccacccataccgattccacatcatccaggctaatgtccctccttactattgcattaatttcctctttaaccagaagggccaccccacctccttttcctttctgtctatccttcctaaatgttgaatacccctggatgttgagttcccactaTTGGTCACcctgagctatgtctccgtgatgccaattacaccatatccattaactactatctgcgcagttaattcatctaccttattccgaatactcctcgcattgaggcacagagctttcaggcttgcctttttaacacactttgcccctttagaattttgctgtaatgtgccctttttgttttttgccttgggtttctctgccctccacttttactattctcctttctattgtttgtttctgcctccattttatttccctctgtctccctgcataggttcccatccccctgccatattagtttaactcctccccaacagcactagcaaacactcccccaggacattggttccagtcctgcccaggtgcagaccgtctggtttgtagtggtcccacctcccccagaaccggttccaatgtcccaggaatttgaatccctccttgctgcaccactcctcaagccacgtattcatctgagctatcctgcgattcctactctgactagcacgtggcactggtaacaatcctgagattgctacttttgaggtcctactttttaatttagctcctagctccctaaatttgtctcgtaggacttcccacatagtacaggaggagcataacacgtgtccgagctctcctgccatgacttaacccctagattaacttaatttggcaacaacaatgctaaaaggttacttactaataaagaaaaagaaaaactactcctgATTCTATTTATTATGTTATGGATAGTATAACAAAATAATTGATGTGATAGCTAGGACGATGTTTCACGACGAACACATTTATATAAGTATGTGATCTTTATCTGTTTCTAATCTGTGCATATGGGTAAAATATATACAAAACTTAAATGTAAAATATGTGAATTTAAAGCAACATATGCTGCTGAATTCATTGACTTAAAATCAATGCTGCTTGGTTTGCATTGGCTCTGAAAACTAAAGGAAGTAGCAGCAGAGTAGAATCATGTTTAATTTTGGGGGGTTTCTGACTGAATTATACCATAGATCTAAACCACAATCTACTTTATTTCATTTTTAAGAATTCAAATTCAACGTTTTGATGAATCTTGTCTTAAACCAATGATTGATAACCAAAGATCATACTTAATTAATTTCTAACTAATTCATAAAAGGTGTGCAAAATATGCTGCATTGCCCCCTGTTGCATAAGATGATTTATCTATCATTGGTGCAATAGCCTGAAAAGTCTACAGTTTTAAGATTTTGTATTCTTTTTACAGGCAGAAAAAGTGCATGAGCTGAATGAAGAAATAGGAAAGCTTTTGGCTAAAGCTGAACAACTTGGAGCTGAAGGAAATGTAGAAGAATCTCAAAAGATCATGCAGGAAGTAGAAAGAGTGCGCACAAAAAAAAGGGAGGCCGAGGTATGTACTGTAttgcaattattttttttaaaaatcagccaaTGGTTAGCTGAGAGTTAGTTACACATGTACTTGTAATGGATATTGGGCATCTGTGCTCTCACACTTGCCTTTCCTGGTGGTCTGCACTTGTTTGCCTGAATCCACACTATCACATGCTTATACTCCCCATGATTAgatttttcttcggtcttcactGGTTGTTATAATACTTGTTTTTTTATATacccaatggcccagaatttgtggtcctGATGACCGCATACGCCATCGTAAGCCTTCAGAAAGGCCCCTTGACAGATTACCGAACCGACGAGATGCAGAGTTGCTATTTGCTGAACTACTGCCCATGTAACTCTTATGGCTggaaaaagcaggcatagggcctgctttcacTAGAATAAGGGTTATTATCAAtcttaaatacatttttaaaataaaaatgattcACCAACACACAAAATTAGTTTATGCAAACTTTGGCCCGGATTAAAATATTTGAAATTATTTAACCAAAAATTAAATTGTTATTGTATTTGCTGCCATAAAGGAACTTTTAATTGAATATGAAAATtagaacatttatatttattacagttgtctaaattatttaattatttaggGATTCCAGTAGGGTTTATAGGGGATTCCATTTGGAAATGGGATTCTCCTTTCTTCTTGGAGGATctgccccacgtgatcccagggacgcttccgaaccgcctgtggccctgggatccatgggcctttacgcaggcccgAGACCAGACCTCTCCgtagctgtggagccaggaggtaagTTTGGAAATTATTTCACAAGTCGGAGACGACCTCAAATTCAGGATCAATGAGTTACTACTGCATAGGCAAGCAGGGCAGCCATTTTATGGCAGCAGTATCCTACAAACATtaatgagatgaatgactagttTATCTATTTTTTTATGGTCTTGGTTGTTGGAAGAGTGAGTTTAAATGCTGGATACcaggaaaactccctgctcttcttggaataaTGCTTTGGGATTTTTAATATCCACTCTGAGATGGCTGACTTAACATCGTATCTGAAGGTACTCTGTCTTGCACTGGAGTGCCCACCTCTGGCATGAGGTTTGCATAGATACTTGTAAAAGCCAATACTGGAGATTCACCATTAGAAACCCAGTAAGCGTGGGCAGCAGTTAACTATGAAAATAAATTGCGTGAAATTTGCTACTGATACTTACAAATCTTAAGAAAAATGCTTGAAATTCAGCATAAGTTATGGAAGGGGTAATTTGGGAGAAATGGGCAGGGAGAAGAATCCACAGAAAGATTTGAATCTGACGCGAAAAGTACTCCGTTGCTGATTTGTTGATGTTGTATTGGCCTGATGTGATTATTTCAAGGTTGCTTACTGCTTTATGACTTAAACTATAAACATACAAGTGATTAAATTTTAATTGCATAAATTGAACATGAGCAAAGTACAAAGTGTCCATTTTACAGATTGCCAATCCTATGGGAACACCAATACCCTATTTATTTTTAATGGTTTTCACttcgagagaacttgcatttatatagtgcctgatcATACAATTCACATACTGCACTTCAGAGTAATTAATTGTGAGGGTAGATGTGCTTTTTATTAGAAGAAAACCTGGAAAAAAAATCATTTGATACAAAAGCTCACAGTAGAATTTACTTTATAAGACAAGTAAACGTTTGTAAGAAAAATGTTCCAAGCGATTGAATGCGTGAGGTTTCTTGCAAAAAGAGATTTTTTTTTGATTTTGCTCCTTCCAAAATTCCTGTCCATGCCCATGTGTTTTATTTCATGAGCTGCATACTAGATAATATTTCTTGCATCATAGACCAAAGTATCCCAAGTGGAAGTGGGATATTTCTTGGGAATAAGATTTAGTGCGGCTTCCTAAAATTTTCCTTCACTTCATGTCTTGTTTTGTACAGGATGAATATAGGAATTCAATGCCAGCTTCTAGCTTCCAGCAACAGAAATTGCGTGTCTGTGAAATTTGTTCTGCATACCTGGGTCTTCATGACAATGATCGTCGGCTTGCTGATCACTTTGGGGGAAAACTGCACTTAGGTTTCATACAAATCCGAGAGAAATTAGACCACCTAAAGGTAATTTTAAAATTATTTGTGCTGGAAATAGTTAGAATGTAGAATTGTATTTTGGGGGATACAGGTGTTTGCAAAGCACCTTTTTTTTCCAATATCCAACCAGGTATATATTTTAGTCAAATTTAATTAATGTAGTCAGAAATCATTTAATTTGATGCTTTCTGGGGAGAAAATTTCACTGTCATTTTAATTTCAAATTGTTACGGCACATTTATTTATAGATGCATTTAATAATTGCCAACCAAGATAAATGTTTTTGGATTCTCATTTATTCCTCCATTTGCAATTCTAGAAAATTGTCGCAGAGAAACAAGAAAAGAGAAATCAAGAGCGTTTAAGGAGGCGAGAAGAAAGGGAAAAAGAAGAGCGGATGAAAAGGAAGTAAGCAAATTTGCATATGTAGCACTAAATTCAGAAATGTGAATCCTGAGTGATCAAAACTGATGTGATAGAAATTGAACAGAGAAACATTTTAAATGCTCTTGACCTTGCTCCATTGCAAAACATGTGTTGTGGAAGAAAAAATTGATTCCTTCTTATTTGTACATCGTGATTATTAATTGTAATCTGAAATGCAATTTTGAAGCAACTGAAATACAAAAAATTGATTTGTTTGTTATCAACCGTGTTTCTATAAAAACCTATTAAATAATATTTTGCAGGTCCAGATCACGTAGCAGGGATCGCAAGAGGTATGTTTATTGTGCAGCAAAATGGCATTAaaagaaaagaaatacttgcatttatatagcgcctttcacaaccactggacgtctcaaagcgctttacagccaatgaagtacttttggagtgtagtcactgttgtaatgtgggaaatattgaTTTCTTTATGCAATTAATGTGGATTTTTTGGAAGAGGAAAAGGGGTCAGCTTATTTGAAGAATTTACAGTACTCTAAACTATACTTTTGCCCTCCTCCACAGGTCTTAAGACATTCATTTATAATTAAAGACTGTGATAGAAAGTGGGTTTCAATTTGCCTACAGTTTAGTTATGTTGAAAAGTGTAAGCTTTTATATGATGTTTGCACTTTTGAGAGTTGATTTTTAAAATGAGATGGACTTATTTTCCAATAATATTTATACAAAAAATAGTGACACAAAATGCTTTTTCAAAGAATTTTGTCTGCCATTTTCATCTTAACTGAAATCTATCATGTCCAAGGTAAGAATGATATATTTTATGATAACATGATCACATTTACTTATTGAATTGTTTTTTCATGTGGAGATTTAAGCTTTTTGATTTGAAACTTCAGCCTGTTGCAAAACCCTGGGGTTCGACCAGATATTTTTATCTCTTAGAAATTACATCTATTAAATGAGTGTGTGCTATTTGCAGAATTTTCCAGCATGCTATCTGTGCATGCAGTCACTTGTCTGAAATGTTTTAATTTCAGACAAGTGATGAATtgatataaatatattaagaatttaCTTTTCTGTTGTGATTTCCTCACCGACCACTGCTTGTGAAAGTCAATGTGTGTGAACAATGACTGCTATTGTCGTGGCTTCCTGGTTTTCTTTTTTGACCATCGGCAAACAGATTGACTTAAAAATCCTTTCTCttgtattttgtttttttttaatttcgctTCCGAACCATTTTGAGGCTTAATATATAATTTGGAAACTGCATAAATTATTAACTTTTTTGATTATTAATAGAAACTCACTCATTGTGCATTAAATGTATATCAGAAAGTTGGATGCCCTCCCCCAGCTTATTATATTGCATCTATTAACTTTAAGAAGGGAAAAGTGATGGTAGGGATATCTTTAAGAGCACAAAAGGTTTGAGGACAGATTGGGGGAAGAGCCTGAcatgaagaggaggactaggcaggtagtgcaggagtcccctgagtccatctcactctccaaccgatattctcttctgagtactggtgggggcgacggtgtctctggggaatgcagccagagccaagaccaaggcaccacgggtgactCAGCTGCGCGGGGGGAAAGGAAGaataatggaagagctatagtggtgggggattcagtaGTCAGCGGAGCCACacagacgtttctgcggtcgcagtcgtgactccaggatggtatgttgcctccctgatgccagggtcaaggatgtcactgagcagctgcagggaattctggggggagagggtgaacagccagaggtcgtggttcatatctggaccaatgacatagatagaaagagggatgaggt comes from the Pristiophorus japonicus isolate sPriJap1 chromosome 15, sPriJap1.hap1, whole genome shotgun sequence genome and includes:
- the luc7l gene encoding putative RNA-binding protein Luc7-like 1 isoform X2; the encoded protein is MDLGDCTKIHDLALRADYEIAAKERDLFFELDAMEQLESFIVDCDRRTEIAKKRLAETQEEISTEVAAKAEKVHELNEEIGKLLAKAEQLGAEGNVEESQKIMQEVERVRTKKREAEDEYRNSMPASSFQQQKLRVCEICSAYLGLHDNDRRLADHFGGKLHLGFIQIREKLDHLKKIVAEKQEKRNQERLRRREEREKEERMKRKSRSRSRDRKRSRSRDHRQKRSSSPTHERRKSRSRSRERERRRRHRSRSHSRSRGHCCSSRDKSRDRSSKHKSSRDRSPREKSRDKDRKEKNSSERKHESTNGKSELNAASPEEREAGEI